Proteins from a genomic interval of Rhizobium leguminosarum:
- a CDS encoding IS5 family transposase: MPHKFNADRRDKIAKQKFKVTNWAAYNESLRQRGDLTVWVSDEALALWTAPRRRSRGGQPKYSDLAITLCLTLRVVYGLALRQTQGLMRSVAALMEFDIAVPDFSTLSRRSKGLALPSTKSGARASGPVYLVVDSTGLKVFGEGEWLENKHTIKVKRKRWRKLHIGLDLASGEIVCADLTTDDVGDPTALPGLLDQIDGPVAKFIADGAYDGAPTRDLLETRFGEIVEIIIPPPKTAVESPQSAFNPTVRDRHIAEIENKGRMAWQKSTGYNQRSRVETQMGRWKTVIGPKLKARNFDNQKTEAKIGVHVLNRMTELGRPEFRRVV, from the coding sequence ATGCCGCATAAGTTCAATGCCGACCGACGGGACAAGATAGCCAAGCAGAAGTTTAAGGTGACGAATTGGGCGGCCTATAATGAAAGCCTGCGTCAACGTGGTGATTTGACCGTGTGGGTGAGTGATGAGGCCCTTGCTTTATGGACGGCGCCGAGGCGGAGATCGCGGGGCGGTCAGCCGAAATACTCGGATCTGGCGATCACATTGTGCTTGACCCTACGCGTCGTCTACGGGCTGGCGCTACGCCAGACCCAAGGTCTGATGCGCAGCGTTGCGGCGCTGATGGAGTTCGATATTGCCGTGCCTGACTTCTCCACCCTGTCGCGCCGGAGCAAAGGGCTGGCGTTGCCGTCGACAAAGTCCGGAGCCAGAGCGTCCGGTCCTGTTTATCTGGTGGTCGATAGCACGGGGTTAAAAGTCTTCGGTGAGGGCGAGTGGCTGGAAAACAAGCACACAATCAAGGTGAAACGTAAAAGATGGCGCAAGCTTCACATTGGTCTTGATCTTGCTAGTGGTGAGATTGTCTGCGCGGATCTAACCACGGATGATGTTGGCGATCCGACCGCTTTGCCAGGTCTTCTGGATCAGATTGATGGCCCAGTTGCCAAGTTTATCGCTGATGGCGCCTATGACGGAGCGCCGACCCGTGATCTTCTGGAGACACGCTTCGGCGAGATCGTGGAGATCATTATCCCGCCTCCCAAGACAGCAGTTGAAAGTCCGCAATCGGCGTTCAATCCAACGGTACGGGACCGCCATATCGCCGAAATCGAAAACAAGGGCCGGATGGCTTGGCAGAAATCCACCGGCTATAACCAGCGCAGCCGGGTGGAGACCCAGATGGGTAGATGGAAGACGGTCATTGGGCCAAAACTCAAAGCGAGGAACTTCGACAATCAGAAAACAGAAGCCAAGATCGGCGTCCACGTTCTCAACCGGATGACTGAACTTGGCCGTCCAGAATTCCGGCGTGTTGTATGA